A region from the Lysobacter antibioticus genome encodes:
- the msrP gene encoding protein-methionine-sulfoxide reductase catalytic subunit MsrP, protein MSLRDALAIPSSQITDEAVYRERRRLLAAFALTPALGLSGCAEAEPPAPRSLPAASPEQMKAGFRTDEVLTRYEDITTYNNFYEFGTDKSDPSRAERTLRTSPWTVAVGGACAKPGKLSLEDLIKGLAPQERIYRLRCVEGWSMVIPWLGVPLADVLKRFEPTSKAKYVAFTTLADRKQMPGLAYPSINWPYREGLRIDEAMHPLTLLATGLYGKSLPQQNGAPLRLVVPWKYGFKSIKSIIAITFVERRPLTSWNDLQPSEYGFFSNVNPSVDHPRWSQKTERRIAGTGSKLFVDRIPTRLFNGYGDQVASLYAGMSLRLWF, encoded by the coding sequence ATGTCGTTGCGCGATGCCCTCGCTATCCCCTCCTCTCAGATCACCGACGAGGCCGTCTACCGCGAACGCCGGCGCCTGCTCGCCGCCTTCGCCCTGACCCCGGCGCTGGGCCTGTCCGGCTGCGCCGAGGCCGAACCGCCGGCGCCGCGGTCGCTGCCGGCGGCGAGCCCGGAGCAGATGAAGGCCGGCTTCCGCACCGACGAGGTCCTGACCCGCTACGAGGACATCACCACCTACAACAACTTCTATGAGTTCGGCACCGACAAGTCCGACCCGTCCCGGGCCGAGCGGACCCTGCGCACCAGTCCGTGGACGGTCGCGGTCGGCGGCGCCTGCGCCAAGCCGGGCAAGCTCTCGCTGGAGGACCTGATCAAGGGCCTGGCCCCGCAGGAGCGGATCTACCGGCTGCGCTGCGTCGAGGGCTGGTCGATGGTGATCCCCTGGCTGGGGGTGCCGCTGGCCGACGTGCTCAAGCGCTTCGAGCCGACCTCGAAGGCCAAGTACGTCGCCTTCACCACCCTGGCCGACCGCAAGCAGATGCCGGGCCTCGCCTATCCGTCCATCAACTGGCCGTATCGCGAAGGCCTGCGCATCGATGAGGCCATGCACCCGCTGACCCTGCTCGCCACCGGTCTGTACGGCAAATCGCTGCCGCAACAGAACGGCGCCCCGTTGCGCCTGGTGGTGCCGTGGAAGTACGGCTTCAAGAGCATCAAGTCGATCATCGCCATCACCTTCGTCGAGCGCCGGCCGCTGACCAGCTGGAACGACCTGCAACCCAGCGAATATGGGTTCTTCTCCAACGTGAACCCGAGCGTCGACCACCCGCGCTGGAGCCAGAAGACCGAGCGCCGCATCGCCGGCACCGGCAGCAAGTTGTTCGTCGACCGCATCCCGACCCGCTTGTTCAACGGCTACGGCGACCAGGTCGCCAGCCTGTATGCCGGCATGAGCCTGCGGCTCTGGTTCTGA
- a CDS encoding FHA domain-containing protein has product MSALKLRYPNREHADLALKPGVHAIGRDSAGRTVLVEDAGAAIAQLSVDRRGVWLQVREGLRGLHVNGRPVKRVAMLRAGDAIFLDGVELLLIDDKPEPAPPFGVDIPADSRMVVRGVGGIHHGRCYTLEQPRLIGRAGDCDIRINEPAFADRHARLEAHADGVVLRDVGSVDGSVVNGQPVRHALLKPGDQLLLDGQHRFVIEAPTRQFSAAEALQAQLAQEAASNEERMQPPSALPASVRRMPWLLLAAVVMAGLLSLLLLYGTR; this is encoded by the coding sequence GTGAGCGCCCTCAAACTTCGATACCCGAATCGCGAACATGCCGACCTGGCCCTCAAGCCCGGGGTGCATGCGATCGGCCGCGATTCGGCCGGCCGCACCGTGCTGGTCGAAGACGCCGGTGCGGCGATCGCCCAACTCAGCGTCGACCGTCGCGGCGTCTGGCTGCAGGTGCGCGAAGGCCTGCGCGGCCTGCACGTCAACGGCCGTCCGGTGAAACGCGTGGCGATGCTGCGCGCCGGCGATGCGATCTTTCTCGACGGCGTCGAACTGCTGCTGATCGACGACAAGCCCGAACCCGCGCCGCCGTTCGGGGTCGACATCCCGGCCGATTCGCGCATGGTCGTGCGCGGCGTCGGCGGCATTCATCACGGGCGTTGCTACACCCTGGAGCAGCCGCGCCTGATCGGCCGCGCCGGCGATTGCGACATCCGCATCAACGAACCGGCCTTCGCCGACCGCCATGCGCGCCTGGAAGCCCATGCCGATGGGGTGGTGCTGCGCGACGTCGGCTCGGTCGACGGCAGTGTGGTCAACGGCCAGCCGGTGCGTCACGCCCTGCTCAAGCCCGGCGACCAGTTGCTGCTCGACGGCCAACACCGTTTCGTGATCGAAGCCCCGACCCGCCAGTTCAGCGCCGCCGAAGCCCTGCAGGCCCAGCTGGCCCAGGAAGCGGCCTCGAACGAAGAACGCATGCAGCCGCCGTCGGCCCTGCCGGCCTCGGTGCGGCGCATGCCCTGGTTGCTGCTGGCCGCCGTGGTGATGGCCGGCCTGCTGAGCCTGCTGTTGCTGTACGGCACCCGCTGA
- a CDS encoding excinuclease ABC subunit UvrA — MAKKQLRRDPGFDAFVRVRGAREHNLKDIDVDIPRDALVVFSGVSGSGKSSLAFGTLYAEAQRRYLESLSPYARRLIDQVGVPDVDSIEGLPPAVALQQQRGSPNVRSTVGSVTTLSSLLRMLYSRAGTYPAKQPMLYAEDFSPNTPQGACPNCHGLGYVYEVTEQTMVPDPSLSIRERAIASWPPAWHGQNLRDILVTLGYDIDKPWRDLPKKDREWILFTEEQPSVPVYAGFSVAETRAALRRKAEPSYMGTYMGARKYVLHTFASTQSALMKKRVSRYMIGAQCPLCDGRRLKREALSVSFAGLDIGSLSQLSLDRIAEVLKPAAEGRFDAPTSAATRSRAAGRSAEAKRIAAGGLAHAGSSDVRRTPNLSEEKRIAAQRIAHDLVERIGTLQALGLGYLAMDRATPSLSPGELQRLRLATQIRSNLFGVVYVLDEPSAGLHPADSEALHRALDQLKAAGNTVFVVEHDLETLRRADWLVDVGPDAGQHGGRILYSGPPDGLRDIEASRTRPYLFDLLAAEPRPSRKPSGWLELRGLHRNNLHGLDARFPLGAFTAVTGVSGSGKSSLVSQALVELVGEHLGHEPVPEESDNDMPQPGPLARVSGRLHAGADAIKRLVNVDQKPIGRTPRSNLATYTGLFDHVRKLFAATAMAKTRRYNAGRFSFNVAQGRCDTCEGEGFVQVELLFMPTVYAPCPTCHGSRYNAKTLEVVCNGRNIAEVLAMTVDEAFAFFDGEPAIRRSLSLLRDIGLGYLRLGQPATELSGGEAQRIKLATELQRSQHGDTLYVLDEPTTGLHAADVDKLMAQLHGLVEAGNTVVVVEHEMRVVADADWVIDIGPGAGEQGGQIVASGTPQQVASSKTSRTAPYLREVLA, encoded by the coding sequence ATGGCCAAGAAACAACTCCGTCGCGACCCCGGTTTCGACGCTTTCGTCCGTGTCCGCGGCGCGCGCGAACACAACCTCAAGGACATCGACGTCGATATCCCGCGCGATGCGCTGGTGGTGTTTTCCGGCGTATCGGGTTCGGGCAAGTCCTCGCTCGCTTTCGGCACCCTCTATGCCGAGGCGCAGCGGCGTTACCTGGAATCGCTGTCGCCGTATGCGCGGCGCCTGATCGATCAGGTCGGCGTGCCCGACGTGGATTCGATCGAAGGCCTGCCGCCGGCGGTGGCCCTGCAACAGCAACGCGGCAGCCCGAACGTGCGTTCGACGGTCGGCAGCGTGACCACCTTGTCGAGCCTGCTGCGCATGCTGTACTCGCGCGCAGGCACTTACCCGGCCAAGCAGCCGATGCTGTATGCCGAGGATTTCTCGCCGAACACGCCGCAGGGCGCCTGCCCGAATTGCCACGGCCTGGGCTACGTCTATGAAGTGACCGAACAAACCATGGTGCCCGACCCCTCGCTGAGCATCCGCGAACGCGCGATCGCATCGTGGCCGCCGGCCTGGCACGGACAGAACCTGCGCGACATCCTGGTGACCCTGGGCTACGACATCGACAAGCCCTGGCGCGATCTGCCGAAGAAGGATCGCGAGTGGATCCTGTTCACCGAAGAGCAGCCGTCGGTGCCGGTGTACGCAGGCTTCAGCGTCGCCGAGACCCGCGCCGCGTTGCGCCGCAAGGCCGAGCCCAGCTACATGGGCACCTATATGGGCGCGCGTAAATACGTGTTGCATACCTTTGCCAGCACCCAGAGCGCGCTGATGAAGAAGCGCGTGTCGCGCTACATGATCGGTGCGCAGTGCCCGCTCTGCGACGGCCGGCGTTTGAAACGCGAAGCCTTGTCGGTGAGTTTCGCCGGGCTCGACATCGGCAGCCTGTCGCAGCTGTCGCTGGACCGGATCGCCGAGGTGCTGAAGCCGGCAGCGGAAGGCCGCTTCGATGCACCGACCAGCGCCGCCACCCGCAGCCGCGCGGCCGGTCGCAGCGCCGAAGCCAAGCGCATCGCCGCCGGCGGGCTGGCCCATGCCGGCAGTTCCGACGTGCGCCGCACGCCCAACCTGTCCGAGGAAAAACGCATCGCCGCGCAGCGCATCGCCCACGACCTGGTCGAACGCATCGGCACCTTGCAGGCCCTGGGGCTCGGTTACCTGGCGATGGACCGGGCCACGCCGAGCCTGTCGCCGGGCGAGTTGCAGCGGCTGCGCCTGGCTACCCAGATCCGTTCCAATCTGTTCGGCGTGGTCTACGTGCTCGACGAGCCTTCGGCCGGCCTGCATCCGGCCGACAGCGAGGCCTTGCACCGCGCGCTCGACCAGCTCAAGGCCGCCGGCAACACCGTGTTCGTGGTCGAGCACGACCTGGAAACCCTGCGCCGCGCCGACTGGTTGGTCGACGTGGGCCCCGACGCCGGACAACACGGTGGACGCATCCTCTACAGCGGGCCGCCCGACGGCCTGCGCGACATCGAGGCCTCGCGCACCCGGCCGTATCTGTTCGATCTCCTCGCCGCCGAGCCGCGGCCCTCGCGCAAGCCTTCGGGCTGGCTGGAGCTGCGCGGCCTGCATCGCAATAACCTGCATGGCCTCGACGCGCGTTTTCCCTTGGGCGCGTTCACCGCGGTCACCGGTGTGTCGGGTTCGGGCAAATCGAGCCTGGTCAGCCAGGCCTTGGTCGAACTGGTCGGCGAACACCTGGGCCACGAGCCGGTGCCCGAAGAGAGCGACAACGACATGCCGCAGCCCGGCCCGCTTGCGCGCGTTTCCGGGCGGTTGCACGCCGGCGCGGATGCGATCAAGCGCCTGGTCAACGTCGACCAGAAACCGATCGGCCGCACCCCGCGCTCGAACCTGGCCACCTACACCGGCTTGTTCGATCACGTGCGCAAGCTGTTCGCCGCGACCGCGATGGCGAAGACCCGCCGCTACAACGCCGGGCGTTTTTCCTTCAACGTCGCCCAAGGGCGTTGCGACACCTGCGAGGGCGAAGGCTTCGTCCAGGTCGAGCTGTTGTTCATGCCGACCGTGTATGCGCCGTGCCCGACCTGCCACGGCAGCCGCTACAACGCCAAGACCCTCGAAGTCGTATGCAACGGACGCAACATCGCCGAGGTGTTGGCGATGACGGTCGACGAAGCGTTCGCGTTTTTCGACGGCGAGCCGGCGATCCGCCGCTCGCTGAGCCTGCTGCGCGACATCGGCCTGGGCTATCTGCGTCTTGGGCAGCCGGCCACCGAACTGTCCGGCGGCGAGGCGCAGCGCATCAAGTTGGCGACCGAGCTGCAGCGCAGCCAGCACGGCGACACCTTGTACGTACTCGACGAGCCGACCACCGGCCTGCATGCGGCGGATGTCGACAAACTGATGGCGCAGTTGCACGGCTTGGTCGAAGCCGGCAACACCGTGGTGGTGGTCGAGCACGAGATGCGCGTGGTTGCCGACGCCGATTGGGTCATCGACATCGGCCCCGGCGCGGGCGAGCAGGGCGGACAGATCGTCGCCAGCGGCACGCCGCAACAGGTCGCGAGTTCGAAGACGAGCCGCACCGCGCCGTATCTGCGCGAGGTGTTGGCTTGA
- a CDS encoding restriction endonuclease, whose product MRWREFARLIVESLRERGFEAESVEESLARGTQAELRLLRAGKPWLLSCKLGDADYRVSAATVAELADAVRFNGAAGGMMVTTGRFDSNSERVANGLDLYSGETLWELVEPQLPASTRHEVIAAAQKRSIGTIVGAWAAAIVLGLIAGFVVPQFVSSEPDAPAPAQATPVDAAASQEAPSDTAAPAAASXXHTLN is encoded by the coding sequence ATGCGCTGGCGCGAGTTCGCCCGCCTGATCGTCGAATCCCTGCGCGAACGCGGCTTCGAAGCCGAGTCGGTCGAGGAGTCTCTCGCTCGCGGCACCCAGGCCGAGCTGCGCTTGCTGCGCGCCGGCAAGCCCTGGCTGCTGTCGTGCAAGCTCGGCGACGCCGACTATCGCGTGTCGGCGGCGACCGTGGCCGAACTGGCCGATGCGGTGCGCTTCAACGGCGCCGCGGGCGGGATGATGGTCACCACCGGGCGCTTCGACAGCAATTCCGAGCGCGTCGCCAACGGCCTGGACCTGTACAGCGGCGAGACGCTGTGGGAGCTGGTCGAACCGCAGTTGCCGGCCTCGACCCGGCACGAGGTCATCGCCGCCGCGCAGAAGCGCAGCATCGGCACCATCGTCGGGGCCTGGGCCGCGGCGATCGTGCTGGGCCTGATCGCCGGCTTCGTCGTGCCGCAGTTCGTTTCCAGCGAGCCCGACGCCCCGGCGCCCGCGCAAGCCACGCCGGTCGACGCGGCCGCTTCGCAAGAAGCGCCGTCCGACACCGCGGCCCCCGCCGCCGCGTCCANNNNNCACACACTTAATTAA
- a CDS encoding polyhydroxyalkanoic acid system family protein has protein sequence MSSIDIRHPHSLAPAKARKAVEEVAKKLAERFDVEYDWVGDTLNFVRSGVDGKISLQPNQLHVTAQLGFLLGALKGPIESEIRRVLEERFK, from the coding sequence ATGTCCAGCATCGATATCCGCCATCCGCACTCGCTCGCTCCGGCCAAAGCCCGCAAAGCCGTCGAGGAAGTCGCGAAGAAGCTAGCCGAACGTTTCGATGTCGAGTACGACTGGGTCGGCGACACCCTCAACTTCGTGCGCAGCGGCGTCGACGGCAAGATCTCGCTGCAACCGAATCAGTTGCACGTGACCGCGCAACTCGGCTTCCTGCTCGGCGCCCTCAAGGGCCCGATCGAGTCGGAAATCCGCCGCGTGCTGGAAGAACGCTTCAAGTAA
- a CDS encoding patatin-like phospholipase family protein, with product MLSLHSARNRASRKRSAHGTNASAPKIGLAIAGGGPIGGMYELGALRALDEAIEGLDLTRLDCYVGVSSGAFLAAGLANRMDTAEMCRIFVTGDSADVEFRPETFMRPAFLEYVKRAASFPRLATEWWRELLFSPLEARWSDLITRFGGLIPNGLFDNAQVELFLREVFTRRGRSNDFRELDAELYVVAVDIDSGDAVRFGGDNWSDVPISQAVQASAALPGLYPPVQIRGRHFVDGALRRTMHASVVLDRGIDLLIGINPLVPFNHNQGVPVAEDNSLAAGGLPAVLSQTFRTLLQSRMQVGLARYAQQYPDIDQLVFEPNAEDRELFFTNAFSFSARQRICEIAYRNTLADLHLRADVLGPVLAAHGLRLRRDVIADSQRSILDGITPPKRDTETTARLRRALDDVDRLVAQPRPRRRRTASAARSEK from the coding sequence ATGCTGTCACTCCATTCCGCCCGGAACCGGGCGAGCCGCAAACGTTCGGCCCACGGCACCAACGCTTCTGCACCGAAGATCGGCCTGGCCATCGCCGGCGGCGGTCCCATCGGCGGCATGTACGAGCTCGGCGCGCTGCGCGCGCTCGACGAAGCGATCGAAGGCCTCGACCTCACCCGCCTGGACTGTTACGTCGGCGTCAGCAGCGGCGCCTTCCTCGCCGCCGGCCTGGCCAACCGCATGGACACCGCCGAGATGTGCCGGATCTTCGTCACCGGCGACAGCGCCGATGTCGAGTTCCGCCCGGAAACCTTCATGCGCCCGGCCTTCCTCGAGTACGTCAAGCGCGCGGCGAGTTTTCCGCGCCTGGCGACCGAGTGGTGGCGCGAGCTGCTGTTCTCGCCGCTGGAGGCGCGCTGGTCGGACCTGATCACCCGCTTCGGCGGCCTGATCCCGAACGGCCTGTTCGACAATGCTCAGGTCGAGCTGTTCCTGCGCGAGGTCTTCACCCGCCGCGGCCGCAGCAACGACTTCCGCGAACTCGACGCCGAGCTGTACGTGGTCGCGGTCGACATCGACAGCGGCGACGCGGTCCGCTTCGGCGGCGACAACTGGAGCGACGTGCCGATCTCGCAGGCGGTCCAGGCCAGCGCCGCGCTGCCCGGGCTGTACCCGCCGGTGCAGATCCGCGGCCGCCATTTCGTCGACGGCGCCCTGCGCCGGACCATGCATGCCTCGGTGGTGCTGGATCGCGGCATCGACCTGCTGATCGGCATCAACCCGCTGGTGCCGTTCAACCACAACCAGGGCGTGCCGGTCGCCGAGGACAACAGCCTCGCCGCGGGCGGCCTGCCGGCGGTGCTGTCGCAGACCTTCCGCACCCTGCTGCAGTCGCGCATGCAGGTCGGCCTGGCCCGCTACGCCCAGCAATACCCGGACATCGACCAACTGGTGTTCGAGCCCAACGCCGAAGACCGCGAGTTGTTCTTCACCAACGCCTTCAGCTTCTCGGCGCGCCAGCGCATCTGCGAGATCGCCTATCGCAACACCCTGGCCGACCTGCACCTGCGCGCCGACGTGCTCGGGCCGGTGCTGGCCGCACACGGCCTGCGCCTGCGTCGGGACGTGATCGCCGACAGCCAGCGCTCGATCCTCGACGGCATCACACCGCCCAAACGCGATACCGAGACCACCGCACGCTTGCGGCGTGCACTGGACGACGTCGACAGGCTGGTGGCTCAGCCACGGCCGCGGCGCCGCAGGACGGCGTCTGCAGCCAGAAGCGAGAAGTGA
- the msrQ gene encoding protein-methionine-sulfoxide reductase heme-binding subunit MsrQ → MIWAKLAVHALALTPAAILAWQIRSEVLTGSGGLGADPIAEIEHRLGLWALRLLMIALAVTPLRQLSGQPVLLRFRRLLGLYAFFYASLHLTAYLVLDLKGYWTQIFEEIAKRPYITVGFLAWLLLIPLAVTSTQGMMRRLGRRWGQLHQLVYAIAVLAVLHFWWLVKSDIREPLLYATILAVLLGWRVWRKVAEARLRRRAAAQ, encoded by the coding sequence GTGATCTGGGCCAAACTCGCCGTGCACGCGTTGGCCTTGACCCCGGCGGCGATCCTGGCCTGGCAGATCCGCTCCGAAGTGCTGACCGGCAGCGGCGGGCTCGGCGCCGACCCGATCGCCGAAATCGAGCACCGCCTGGGCTTGTGGGCGCTACGTCTGCTGATGATCGCGCTGGCGGTCACGCCGTTGCGCCAGCTCAGCGGCCAGCCGGTGTTGCTGCGCTTCCGCCGCCTGCTCGGCCTGTATGCGTTCTTCTACGCCAGCCTGCACCTGACCGCGTACCTGGTGCTCGACCTGAAGGGCTATTGGACGCAGATCTTCGAGGAGATCGCCAAACGGCCCTACATCACCGTGGGCTTTCTGGCATGGCTGCTGCTGATCCCGCTCGCGGTCACCTCGACCCAGGGCATGATGCGGCGCCTCGGCCGGCGCTGGGGGCAGTTGCACCAGCTCGTCTATGCGATCGCCGTGTTGGCCGTGCTGCATTTCTGGTGGCTGGTGAAGTCGGACATCCGCGAGCCTTTGCTGTACGCCACGATCCTGGCCGTCCTGCTGGGCTGGCGGGTATGGCGCAAGGTCGCCGAGGCGAGACTGCGGCGCAGAGCCGCGGCGCAATAG
- a CDS encoding FFLEELY motif protein, which yields MARTTEHSQRLGCLLARHQALHDPGREPRNRLRWLPELRLWQARRLEASFDRFLRDPRRRPAAQFFLSDVYNDRDFSRRDADIAKVLPMMQRLLPGSLLSTVADAIELGLLTHAFDLRMAERLQELAPRRRRLDGPLYAQIYRACGLPRLRGHQIELIAAVGLGLGQAVRMPGILTLLKLSRGPAKAAGLSELQGFLERGFAAFGRLGDVREFIAEIEQDERDIAARLFAGEADPFPALD from the coding sequence ATGGCCAGGACGACCGAACATAGCCAGCGTCTGGGGTGTCTGCTGGCCCGCCACCAGGCCCTGCACGACCCCGGGCGCGAACCGCGTAATCGCCTGCGCTGGCTGCCCGAGCTGCGGCTGTGGCAGGCACGACGCCTGGAAGCCAGCTTCGACCGCTTCCTGCGCGACCCGCGCCGGCGCCCGGCGGCGCAGTTCTTCCTCAGCGACGTCTACAACGACCGCGACTTCAGCCGCCGCGACGCCGACATCGCCAAGGTCTTGCCGATGATGCAGCGGCTGTTGCCCGGCTCGTTGCTGAGCACGGTCGCCGATGCGATCGAGCTGGGCCTGCTGACGCACGCCTTCGACCTGCGCATGGCCGAGCGCCTGCAAGAGCTGGCGCCGCGCCGGCGCCGTCTAGACGGCCCGCTGTACGCGCAGATCTACCGCGCCTGCGGCTTGCCGCGGCTGCGCGGCCACCAGATCGAGCTGATCGCCGCGGTCGGCCTGGGCCTCGGGCAGGCGGTGCGGATGCCGGGCATCCTGACCCTGCTCAAACTCTCGCGCGGTCCGGCCAAGGCGGCCGGCCTGTCCGAGCTGCAGGGCTTTCTCGAACGCGGCTTCGCGGCGTTCGGCCGGCTCGGCGACGTGCGCGAGTTCATCGCCGAGATCGAGCAGGACGAACGCGACATCGCCGCGCGGCTGTTCGCGGGCGAGGCCGATCCGTTTCCGGCTTTGGATTGA
- a CDS encoding DUF3472 domain-containing protein produces MKKLALTGLIAAGMLIGPTAQAVVVGGIVSTDAHWPATTAGYNQLTFYDQVNHDGGSRSNYYWANQFWFHGGDGGYIGLQNRSGQRWLNFSIWLASGWDASSRASCGHFSHEGSGVQCQIKWNWKPGHKYKVDVIRASTKVTGVVTDLMSGESITVATINIPATWSGFKSQTVSFVEEYSQGANQLPSCNVIGAQSSVFYLPVANGNLPATSQTTKTYGNCNDKNIAHAACDSTGKCMNIVSNLDGYASPSE; encoded by the coding sequence ATGAAGAAGCTAGCTCTGACCGGGCTGATCGCAGCAGGCATGTTGATCGGGCCGACCGCGCAAGCCGTGGTCGTGGGTGGGATCGTCAGCACCGACGCGCATTGGCCGGCGACCACCGCCGGCTACAACCAGCTCACCTTCTACGATCAGGTCAATCACGACGGCGGCTCGCGGTCGAACTACTACTGGGCCAACCAGTTCTGGTTCCACGGCGGCGACGGCGGCTACATCGGCCTGCAGAATCGCAGCGGCCAGCGTTGGCTCAACTTCTCGATCTGGCTCGCCAGCGGCTGGGATGCATCCAGCCGGGCCAGCTGCGGCCACTTCTCCCACGAAGGCAGCGGCGTGCAGTGCCAGATCAAATGGAACTGGAAGCCCGGCCACAAGTACAAGGTCGACGTGATCCGCGCCTCGACCAAGGTGACCGGCGTCGTCACCGACCTGATGAGCGGCGAAAGCATCACCGTCGCCACGATCAACATCCCCGCCACCTGGAGCGGCTTCAAGAGCCAGACCGTCAGCTTCGTCGAGGAATACAGCCAGGGCGCGAACCAACTGCCCTCGTGCAACGTGATCGGCGCGCAATCCTCGGTGTTCTACCTGCCGGTCGCCAACGGCAACCTGCCGGCGACCAGCCAGACCACCAAGACCTACGGCAACTGCAACGACAAGAACATCGCCCACGCCGCCTGCGACAGCACCGGCAAGTGCATGAACATCGTCAGCAACCTCGACGGATACGCATCGCCGAGCGAGTAA
- a CDS encoding phasin family protein produces the protein MAAKFKKTAKKTTGKSSSAGKGSAQEQAERLSKTLSESAQQIWLAGVGAFGRAQAEGTKLFEGLVKEGLSLEQTARKFTGGQAGVLRDAVESKVGQARERASDTWDRLEKVFEERVQRALVKLGVPGRDDLSDLSERVESLTRELRRQGGSAPSARKSAAKAPAKPAAKKAAAAKPKAQKSPAAKKATRKSIARPKPPVAP, from the coding sequence ATGGCCGCCAAGTTCAAGAAGACCGCTAAGAAGACCACCGGCAAGAGCAGTAGCGCCGGCAAGGGCAGCGCGCAGGAACAGGCCGAGCGCCTGTCCAAGACGCTCAGCGAATCCGCGCAGCAGATCTGGCTGGCTGGCGTCGGCGCGTTCGGTCGCGCCCAGGCCGAGGGCACCAAGCTGTTCGAAGGCCTGGTCAAGGAAGGCCTGAGCCTCGAGCAGACCGCGCGCAAGTTCACCGGCGGCCAAGCCGGCGTGCTGCGCGACGCGGTCGAGTCCAAGGTCGGCCAGGCGCGCGAACGCGCGTCCGACACCTGGGACCGCCTCGAGAAGGTGTTCGAAGAGCGCGTCCAGCGCGCCTTGGTCAAGCTCGGCGTGCCGGGCCGCGACGACCTGAGCGACCTCAGCGAGCGCGTCGAGTCCCTGACCCGCGAACTGCGTCGCCAGGGCGGCAGCGCCCCGAGCGCACGCAAGAGCGCAGCCAAGGCACCGGCCAAGCCCGCCGCGAAGAAGGCCGCGGCGGCCAAGCCGAAGGCGCAGAAGTCGCCGGCGGCGAAGAAGGCCACGCGCAAGTCCATCGCGCGCCCGAAGCCGCCGGTCGCACCGTAA
- the serC gene encoding 3-phosphoserine/phosphohydroxythreonine transaminase has translation MSRAFNFSAGPATLPEPVLLQAQSELLEWNNAGASIVELSHRGPEFIQVAAEAERDLRALMSIPEDYAVLFLQGGATAQQALIALNFADPGQTVDYVVTGHWGKTALKQVKPYVNANIAANGEADGFRTIPARDTWALSKDAAYVHYTANETIHGVEFRDIPDTGDVPLIGDFSSSIVSEPLDVSKFGVIYAGAQKNLGPVGVSVVIVKRELLERAGQPRAEIFDYRAHVKGESMLNTPPTWNWYLAGLVFKWMLAEGGVEEFAKRNDRKSKLLYSVIDNSGGFYRNEVATAARSRMNVPFFLKDEALDKPFLKQAQDAGLISLKGHRALGGMRASIYNAMPEEGVQALAAFMQDFQQRHG, from the coding sequence ATGTCCCGCGCTTTCAACTTTAGTGCCGGTCCCGCGACCCTGCCCGAACCGGTCCTGCTGCAGGCGCAGTCGGAACTGCTGGAGTGGAACAACGCCGGGGCCTCGATCGTAGAGCTCAGCCACCGCGGCCCGGAATTCATCCAGGTCGCCGCCGAGGCCGAGCGCGACCTGCGCGCGCTGATGTCGATCCCCGAAGATTACGCCGTGTTGTTCCTGCAGGGCGGCGCGACCGCGCAGCAGGCCCTGATCGCGCTGAACTTCGCCGACCCGGGCCAGACCGTGGACTACGTGGTCACCGGCCACTGGGGCAAGACCGCGCTCAAGCAGGTCAAGCCTTACGTCAACGCCAACATCGCCGCCAACGGCGAGGCCGACGGCTTCCGCACCATCCCGGCGCGCGACACCTGGGCCCTGTCCAAGGATGCGGCCTATGTGCATTACACCGCCAACGAGACCATCCACGGCGTCGAGTTCCGCGACATCCCCGACACCGGCGACGTTCCGCTGATCGGCGACTTCAGCTCCAGCATCGTCTCCGAACCGCTCGACGTGTCGAAGTTCGGGGTGATCTATGCCGGCGCGCAGAAGAACCTCGGCCCGGTCGGCGTCAGCGTGGTCATCGTCAAGCGCGAACTGCTCGAACGCGCCGGCCAGCCGCGCGCGGAGATCTTCGACTACCGCGCCCACGTCAAGGGCGAGTCCATGCTCAACACGCCGCCGACCTGGAACTGGTACCTGGCCGGCCTGGTGTTCAAGTGGATGCTGGCCGAAGGCGGCGTGGAAGAATTCGCCAAGCGCAACGACCGCAAGTCCAAGCTGCTGTACAGCGTGATCGACAACTCCGGCGGCTTCTATCGCAACGAAGTGGCGACCGCTGCGCGTTCGCGCATGAACGTGCCGTTCTTCCTCAAGGACGAAGCGCTCGATAAGCCTTTCCTCAAGCAAGCGCAGGACGCGGGCCTGATCTCGCTCAAGGGCCATCGCGCCCTGGGCGGCATGCGCGCCTCGATCTACAACGCCATGCCTGAAGAGGGCGTGCAAGCGCTCGCGGCCTTCATGCAGGACTTCCAGCAACGGCACGGGTAA